In one Candidatus Rhabdochlamydia sp. T3358 genomic region, the following are encoded:
- a CDS encoding heme-binding protein: MANKKDRPKYLVLKKWGNFEIRQYEPRVIAQTAIQNDFEQAIKEGFNLLAAYIFGQNATEAKIAMTAPVEQREDATKKNWLIAFSMPEKYKLSELPSPKDPRITLKQIEKQKRAALVFSGFCTEKKAAQNTNLLLELIEQHGYTSSGPCILARYDPPWTLPCFRRNELLFVIH; the protein is encoded by the coding sequence TTGGCAAATAAAAAAGACCGACCCAAATATCTAGTGTTAAAAAAATGGGGTAATTTTGAGATTAGGCAATATGAGCCACGCGTTATTGCCCAAACAGCGATTCAAAATGATTTTGAACAAGCTATCAAAGAAGGTTTTAATCTTCTTGCAGCTTATATTTTTGGACAAAATGCGACTGAAGCTAAAATTGCTATGACAGCTCCTGTAGAACAAAGAGAAGATGCAACAAAAAAAAACTGGCTGATTGCTTTTAGCATGCCAGAAAAATACAAGCTTTCAGAGCTTCCCTCCCCTAAGGATCCTCGAATTACTCTAAAACAGATAGAAAAACAAAAAAGGGCAGCGCTTGTTTTTTCAGGATTTTGCACGGAAAAAAAAGCTGCACAAAACACTAATCTACTTTTAGAACTCATAGAACAACATGGCTATACTTCTAGTGGACCTTGTATTTTGGCAAGATACGATCCTCCCTGGACACTTCCTTGCTTTCGTCGTAATGAATTGCTATTTGTGATTCACTAA
- a CDS encoding cytochrome ubiquinol oxidase subunit I, whose protein sequence is MTVEILSRIQFAFTLTFHYIYPPLSIGLSLALIFMEGMYLKTKLKVWEDMTKFWLKIFALTFALGVATGIPLQFSLGTNWARYSRFVGDVFGSALSAEGFFAFLIEGGFLGLLLFGWKKVSSTIHFLSTILVSFGAHFSAFWIVAANSWMQYPTGYELVTQPDGTVVAQVTNWVQMLFNPTAIDHIVHVILSAWLTGAFLIISVSAYYLMKKRHYEFAVRSFKLGILMTFITGVLQLISADFLARDVAKYNPVKLAAFEGVFETKPYTPAYAFGWVDVEKQKVYGLPVPGLLSFLVYRDFKPAVPGLNEFPREEWPLIQPVFQVYHLMIICWGLMMLASLMGLYMWWKKKWILAPVLQWFLILSVILPQFANIAGWYSSCMGRQPWIVHKLLKTSEGFSETVTVAQNLTSLILFVFIYLLFFILFLFLLDKKIKHGQNLTEDQDLYRDLYLKDKP, encoded by the coding sequence ATGACAGTAGAAATTCTATCTCGTATTCAATTTGCTTTCACATTGACTTTTCACTATATCTATCCACCTCTGAGCATTGGTCTTTCTTTAGCTTTGATTTTTATGGAAGGGATGTACCTAAAAACCAAATTGAAGGTTTGGGAAGATATGACTAAATTCTGGTTAAAAATCTTTGCCTTAACTTTTGCTCTTGGAGTAGCAACAGGGATTCCTTTACAATTTAGTTTAGGAACCAACTGGGCTAGATACTCTCGTTTTGTAGGAGATGTATTTGGGAGTGCTTTAAGTGCGGAAGGTTTTTTTGCTTTTTTAATCGAAGGTGGGTTCTTAGGGCTTCTTCTCTTTGGTTGGAAAAAAGTTTCTTCTACCATCCATTTTCTATCAACCATTTTGGTGTCTTTTGGAGCGCATTTTAGTGCCTTTTGGATAGTAGCTGCTAACTCATGGATGCAATATCCTACAGGTTATGAATTAGTCACTCAGCCAGATGGAACTGTTGTTGCTCAAGTGACTAATTGGGTCCAGATGTTATTTAATCCCACAGCTATTGATCACATTGTACATGTCATCCTTTCTGCCTGGTTAACAGGTGCCTTTTTAATCATCAGCGTATCTGCTTACTATCTGATGAAAAAACGGCATTACGAGTTTGCTGTCCGCTCTTTCAAATTAGGGATTTTAATGACATTTATAACAGGTGTTTTACAGCTCATTTCTGCAGATTTTCTGGCAAGAGATGTTGCTAAATACAACCCTGTTAAGCTCGCTGCTTTTGAAGGGGTTTTTGAGACAAAACCTTATACTCCAGCTTACGCTTTTGGTTGGGTAGATGTGGAAAAGCAAAAGGTTTATGGGTTGCCTGTTCCTGGATTGCTTAGCTTTTTGGTCTATCGTGACTTTAAACCTGCAGTGCCCGGTTTAAATGAATTTCCTCGCGAAGAATGGCCTTTGATTCAACCGGTCTTTCAAGTTTATCATCTGATGATTATCTGTTGGGGATTGATGATGTTGGCTTCTCTAATGGGTCTTTATATGTGGTGGAAGAAAAAGTGGATATTAGCCCCTGTTCTACAATGGTTTTTGATTCTATCGGTTATTCTACCTCAGTTTGCTAATATAGCTGGCTGGTATTCTTCTTGTATGGGAAGACAGCCTTGGATTGTTCACAAGCTATTAAAAACCAGTGAGGGGTTCTCAGAAACGGTAACCGTTGCACAAAATCTCACCTCATTAATTCTCTTTGTTTTCATCTATTTACTCTTCTTTATTCTCTTTCTATTCCTACTTGATAAGAAGATCAAGCATGGTCAAAATTTAACAGAAGATCAAGATCTCTATCGAGATCTCTATCTAAAGGATAAACCCTGA
- the cydB gene encoding cytochrome d ubiquinol oxidase subunit II, with protein sequence MSISILQHIALLIFLFSAIAYATLDGFDLGVGCLHLFARKDEERRVFLNAIGPVWDGNSVWIVISTGILLAGFPKVFASLLSGLYIPMMLLVFGFMFRSAAMEFRSKKESSLWRRTWDMLFFLASLLISVDLGLILGNLIQGMPLNHTGIILWDQLHFMNPYAFLIACFTLIFFTLHGCLYLLIKTEGDIQKHLLKLSYPLVIAFLVLWLATTLATYAYFPFMMDRIFTYPSLLIFVIISLFGVFCIPYQLYKERFGWAFIGSCIAILSLMLLYAIGTYPDLIISSKDPENLSLSIFNSSSSPITLWVIFIVALAGAPLSIFYVSYVYKIFKGKVKLDSTSY encoded by the coding sequence ATGAGTATTTCTATTTTGCAACATATTGCTCTTCTTATTTTTCTCTTCTCCGCTATTGCTTATGCAACATTGGATGGATTTGATCTAGGGGTTGGTTGTTTACATCTTTTTGCCAGAAAAGATGAAGAGCGCAGAGTTTTTTTAAATGCTATAGGTCCGGTATGGGATGGGAATTCTGTTTGGATTGTGATTTCAACAGGTATTCTCTTAGCGGGATTCCCTAAGGTATTTGCTAGTTTACTTTCTGGTCTCTATATACCGATGATGCTCTTGGTTTTTGGTTTTATGTTTAGATCAGCTGCTATGGAATTTCGCAGTAAAAAAGAATCTTCTCTCTGGCGCAGAACTTGGGATATGTTGTTCTTTTTAGCTAGCTTACTCATCTCTGTAGATCTTGGTCTAATTTTAGGTAATTTAATCCAAGGTATGCCACTCAATCACACAGGTATTATTTTATGGGATCAACTGCATTTTATGAACCCTTACGCATTTTTGATAGCGTGTTTTACATTGATCTTTTTTACACTTCACGGGTGTTTATATCTCTTGATTAAGACAGAGGGTGATATCCAAAAGCACTTGCTAAAATTAAGTTATCCACTGGTGATTGCTTTTCTAGTTCTTTGGCTGGCGACAACGTTAGCAACATATGCATATTTTCCCTTTATGATGGATAGGATTTTTACCTATCCAAGTCTTCTTATTTTTGTAATCATTAGTTTATTTGGGGTTTTCTGTATCCCTTATCAGTTATATAAAGAGCGTTTTGGTTGGGCTTTTATTGGTTCTTGTATTGCCATTTTAAGTTTAATGTTGCTCTATGCAATAGGAACTTATCCTGATTTAATCATCTCTAGCAAAGATCCTGAAAATTTAAGCTTATCCATTTTTAATAGCTCTTCTTCACCTATTACTCTATGGGTGATCTTTATTGTTGCCCTAGCAGGAGCTCCCCTATCCATCTTTTATGTTAGTTACGTATATAAGATTTTTAAAGGCAAAGTAAAACTCGATTCAACAAGTTATTGA
- a CDS encoding SDR family oxidoreductase, translating to MAKVFVTGSTGFVGKRLINTLLDQGHEVYALCRIKGISVFPEQRSNLHYIWGDLKNPDTLAQLPDIDVAYYLVHSMTDIISNLTTVELEVANQFVKGMKKTRVQQIIYLGGIINDEKKLSPHLKSRLLVEEVLRKSAIPTTILRASIIIGSGSASFEIIRDLTEKLPFMIAPKWVNTLCQPIAIRDVLFYLTQVMLRKDCYHKIFDIGGPDVLRFKDLILEYAKFRKLKRRVINVPVLSPRLSSYWLVFITSVRFSLCSYLVESMRISSVCQKNEIHQILPHHCLNFQEALELVFKKIAQNEVLSTWMDAWDPNNSNPSIQTYVQVPIEGCLINKQTVPLHCSKNTVMERIWCIGGNTGWYALNWSWKIRGLMDRLIGGVGLNRGRRHPSEIQVGDSIDFWRVLRADKKEANLILYAGMKLPGEAWLQFKIENKENKDFLIQTATFRPKGILGRAYWYILAPFHFFIFRRMAKKIAS from the coding sequence ATGGCTAAAGTCTTCGTCACTGGCTCTACTGGATTTGTAGGAAAACGTTTGATCAATACTCTTTTAGATCAAGGACATGAGGTATATGCTTTATGTCGCATTAAAGGCATATCTGTTTTTCCTGAGCAGAGATCAAATTTGCATTATATATGGGGAGATCTAAAGAACCCCGACACATTAGCTCAACTCCCTGATATTGATGTAGCTTATTACCTTGTGCACTCCATGACAGATATTATTAGTAACTTGACAACTGTTGAACTAGAAGTAGCCAATCAATTTGTTAAAGGAATGAAAAAAACCCGCGTCCAACAAATCATCTATTTAGGAGGGATCATCAATGACGAAAAGAAGCTATCCCCTCACCTTAAATCTCGTTTACTAGTTGAAGAAGTTTTAAGAAAAAGCGCTATTCCCACTACTATCTTACGAGCGAGTATTATCATTGGAAGTGGAAGTGCGTCTTTTGAAATTATCCGCGATTTAACCGAAAAGCTTCCCTTTATGATTGCCCCTAAATGGGTTAATACCCTCTGTCAACCCATCGCTATTCGGGATGTACTATTCTACCTTACACAAGTGATGCTAAGAAAAGATTGTTATCATAAAATCTTTGATATTGGAGGTCCTGATGTTTTACGCTTTAAAGATTTGATTTTAGAATATGCAAAGTTTAGAAAACTAAAAAGACGAGTAATCAACGTTCCTGTTCTCTCCCCTCGTTTATCCAGTTACTGGCTTGTATTTATTACTTCTGTACGGTTTTCCTTATGCTCTTATTTAGTAGAAAGCATGAGAATTAGCTCGGTTTGTCAAAAAAATGAAATCCATCAAATCCTTCCCCATCACTGCTTGAACTTTCAAGAAGCGCTAGAATTGGTTTTTAAAAAGATTGCACAAAATGAAGTGCTCTCTACTTGGATGGATGCCTGGGACCCCAATAACTCAAATCCTAGTATTCAAACATATGTCCAAGTACCCATAGAAGGATGTCTTATCAATAAACAAACAGTTCCTCTTCACTGTTCTAAAAACACTGTAATGGAAAGGATATGGTGTATTGGAGGAAACACAGGCTGGTATGCTCTTAACTGGTCCTGGAAAATAAGAGGATTGATGGATCGTCTCATCGGGGGCGTTGGATTAAACCGCGGTAGAAGACACCCCTCAGAAATCCAAGTAGGCGATTCTATTGATTTTTGGCGGGTTTTACGCGCTGATAAAAAAGAAGCTAATCTCATTTTATATGCAGGCATGAAACTTCCTGGCGAAGCTTGGCTACAGTTCAAAATAGAGAATAAAGAAAACAAAGATTTTTTAATC